The following proteins are co-located in the Pedobacter sp. FW305-3-2-15-E-R2A2 genome:
- a CDS encoding RagB/SusD family nutrient uptake outer membrane protein, with amino-acid sequence MKTKIYIIPVLVLLFSLNACKKSFLDVVPDNVPTLDNAFTMRNEAIKYLATCYSYLPNDGEPTQNIAYMGGDEFWLDFPSRSINATNWAMARGNQSVVNPLVNYWDGGMFNAIRDCNIFLENVRDLNKVRDMSIDERNRWLGEVEFLKAYYHFLLFRHYGPIPVVDVNLPVNAPIEQTKVKRQPVDSVVNYIVKLLDEAAAKLPNNVMIPATDLGHITKPIALSIKAKVLLYAASPLFNGNKDYVNFKNPDGQLLFNQTVSTDKWKKAANAAKEAIIAAETAGIKLYTFPGTTFPLSSTTMREMSIRNAVTEKWNTEIIWGNPNSRTWQLQYSSMAHIDPSFSGNNSVHGTLAPPMKIVEQFYTKNGVPIDEDKTLDFSNKAQLRTGTNSERYYIVENYQTARINFDREPRFYADLGFDGGKWYMESNRSDDNAFSAQLKLGQYGSGLSITVTTYYPKKLVNWKFAFKEGNSNHIEEYPFPMIRLADLYLMYAEALNEADGPSSEVYTYLDKIRERAGLEGVVDSWNKYSVNPGKPGTQLGLQSIIRRERNIEMSFEGSRFWDLRRWKLAAQELNKNITGWDRDQDKDHPELFYRLTNIYTQRFIAPRDYLWPIRENNLLVNPNLVQNPGW; translated from the coding sequence ATGAAAACGAAAATATATATCATACCGGTTTTAGTGCTTTTATTTAGCCTGAATGCCTGTAAAAAAAGCTTCCTTGATGTAGTGCCAGACAATGTGCCCACGTTAGACAATGCCTTTACCATGCGCAATGAAGCCATCAAATACCTGGCTACCTGTTATTCTTACCTGCCAAATGATGGGGAGCCTACCCAAAATATCGCCTATATGGGTGGAGATGAATTCTGGCTGGATTTTCCATCGAGAAGTATCAATGCCACAAACTGGGCGATGGCCAGGGGAAATCAGAGCGTGGTAAATCCTTTGGTCAATTACTGGGATGGAGGGATGTTCAATGCCATTCGGGATTGCAATATTTTTCTGGAAAATGTGCGTGACCTGAACAAAGTCCGCGACATGAGCATTGATGAGCGCAACCGATGGCTTGGAGAAGTGGAATTTCTGAAAGCTTATTACCATTTCCTGCTTTTCAGACACTACGGGCCAATCCCTGTTGTTGATGTAAACCTCCCGGTAAATGCCCCGATCGAACAAACGAAAGTTAAACGCCAGCCGGTTGATTCTGTGGTCAACTATATCGTGAAATTACTGGATGAGGCTGCTGCAAAGTTGCCAAACAATGTGATGATTCCGGCAACAGATCTCGGCCACATTACCAAACCAATTGCCTTGAGCATAAAGGCTAAAGTACTGTTGTACGCCGCAAGTCCGCTGTTTAACGGGAATAAGGATTATGTTAATTTTAAGAATCCTGACGGACAGCTGCTGTTCAATCAGACGGTAAGTACCGATAAATGGAAAAAGGCTGCCAATGCGGCTAAAGAGGCAATTATCGCTGCGGAAACAGCAGGGATTAAGCTGTATACTTTTCCCGGTACGACCTTTCCACTTTCCAGTACGACGATGAGGGAAATGAGCATTAGAAATGCAGTGACAGAGAAATGGAATACAGAGATCATTTGGGGGAATCCCAATTCAAGGACATGGCAGCTGCAATATTCTTCTATGGCCCATATTGATCCCTCTTTCTCCGGTAACAACAGTGTACATGGAACGCTGGCCCCTCCAATGAAAATTGTGGAGCAGTTTTATACTAAAAACGGTGTTCCAATTGATGAAGATAAAACACTGGATTTCTCTAACAAAGCACAACTGCGTACGGGAACAAACAGCGAACGCTATTACATCGTTGAAAATTATCAGACGGCAAGGATAAATTTCGACAGGGAACCAAGGTTTTATGCCGATCTGGGCTTTGATGGGGGTAAGTGGTATATGGAAAGCAACAGGAGTGATGACAATGCTTTTTCTGCCCAGCTTAAACTGGGACAGTATGGCAGTGGTTTATCGATTACCGTAACTACCTATTATCCTAAAAAACTGGTCAACTGGAAGTTTGCTTTTAAAGAAGGGAACAGCAATCACATTGAAGAGTATCCTTTTCCAATGATCAGGCTTGCGGATCTTTATCTAATGTATGCGGAAGCTTTAAATGAAGCAGACGGACCTTCTTCAGAAGTATATACCTACCTGGACAAAATCAGGGAACGTGCCGGATTGGAAGGTGTGGTGGATTCATGGAACAAATACTCGGTTAATCCAGGTAAACCGGGTACTCAACTGGGCTTACAGTCCATCATCCGCAGAGAACGTAATATTGAAATGTCGTTTGAAGGCAGCAGGTTCTGGGATCTTCGCCGCTGGAAACTGGCAGCGCAGGAGCTGAATAAAAATATAACAGGCTGGGACAGGGATCAGGATAAAGACCATCCGGAGTTGTTTTACAGGCTAACAAATATTTATACGCAGCGTTTCATAGCGCCGAGAGATTATTTATGGCCGATCAGAGAGAACAATTTACTGGTCAATCCCAACCTTGTTCAAAACCCGGGATGGTAA
- a CDS encoding TonB-dependent receptor yields MKYNFTRFFSMYSCWLLLLVCIGTATSLNAQTTGQRLTGVVLDSVDRAPIPSASVMIKGTKQGTQTDNMGRFTLDVSGEGATLVFSFVSYKPRELYVQKGKPVTVRMVSAQDRLEEVAIVAYGTQKKSSMVASITTIDPKELKGPTSNLTTMLAGRIAGMVAYQRSGEPGMDNASFFIRGVGSFGAGKKDPLILIDGMESTGTDLARLQPDDIAGFSVLKDAAASSLYGARGANGVVLVTTKQGEIGAAKFNVRFENSLSSNTRNFKFADNITYMNLANEAVLTRDPKKSLPYLPNKIDHTAAGDNPLLYPNNNWIEQLIKDYTNNQRFNMNVSGGGNTARYYVAGTYNVDNGILRTDKKNNLDNNIKIKNYAVRSNVNLKLTPTTEAIVRTSAQFDDYTGPVGGRDEWGNLINGGAAVFQTALWSNPVMFPAVYPAEYSPFSKHPLFGNAFIGDSQNMYINPYARMVSGYQQYNTSTVNVQLELKQDLKAITEGLSTRLMAYTQRYSYFDVARSFNPFFYNLTVIPGSTERILSPLNPLGGTEFLSYNQGNRNQNTTTYGELAVNYSRTFKEKHAVTGMLIGILRNYLTANGGDLQASLPSRNLGVSGRLTYAYDNRYLFEGNFGYNGSERFAANHRFGFFPSAGVGWNVSEEDFFEPLKPVITRLKLRGTYGLVGNDQIGRSEDRFFYLSNVDPNSTGRGYTWGDKWDFYRPGYYVSRYENYDITWEKATTTDLGFDLNFKNGFSMVFDYYKSVRSNILMGRSNIPSTMGFNTTVQANVGKAKNEGFDLALDYSKTFGSNWWIQARGNFTYAKNEVMVNEEPDYPEGLKHLSRLGYPFEQKYGLIAERLFVDDIEARNSPTQNFGGLIPTMGGDIKYRDINGDGQITDKDKVPIGLSTDPEIIYGFGFSLGFKGFDVSTFFQGSARSSFFIDPGNITPFALNGSFQNGLLKAIADDHWSEDNRNLHALWPRLTDGFNNNNNQFSTWWQRDGSFLRLKSVEIGYNLPKKALSRFRLASLRLYLNGSNLAVFSPFKLWDPEMGSKGLGYPVQAVYNIGLNVGF; encoded by the coding sequence ATGAAATATAATTTTACCAGATTTTTTTCAATGTACAGCTGTTGGCTATTGCTGCTGGTTTGCATTGGTACTGCAACTTCGCTTAATGCGCAAACCACCGGGCAACGGCTTACAGGGGTTGTCCTTGACAGCGTCGATAGGGCACCCATTCCAAGCGCTTCTGTAATGATAAAAGGAACAAAACAGGGAACTCAGACAGACAATATGGGAAGATTTACCCTGGATGTTTCCGGAGAAGGCGCCACCTTGGTTTTTTCTTTTGTGAGTTATAAACCCAGAGAGTTATACGTTCAGAAGGGCAAACCTGTAACGGTAAGGATGGTCTCTGCACAGGATCGCCTGGAAGAAGTGGCAATTGTAGCTTATGGTACACAAAAGAAAAGCAGCATGGTGGCTTCGATCACCACCATAGATCCAAAAGAACTAAAGGGACCTACTTCAAATCTGACCACAATGCTGGCCGGGCGTATTGCCGGGATGGTGGCCTATCAACGAAGCGGTGAGCCTGGTATGGACAATGCCTCCTTCTTTATCAGAGGGGTAGGTAGTTTTGGTGCCGGAAAGAAAGACCCTTTAATATTGATTGACGGAATGGAATCGACAGGAACAGACCTTGCCCGACTTCAACCAGATGACATCGCCGGTTTCTCCGTACTTAAAGATGCTGCAGCTTCTTCTTTATATGGAGCAAGGGGCGCAAACGGGGTGGTATTGGTGACGACCAAACAGGGTGAAATCGGTGCCGCCAAGTTTAACGTCAGGTTTGAAAACTCATTGTCGTCCAATACCAGAAATTTCAAATTTGCAGATAACATCACATATATGAATCTGGCAAATGAAGCAGTCTTAACAAGAGATCCTAAAAAAAGCCTGCCTTATCTCCCCAACAAAATTGACCATACTGCAGCGGGCGACAACCCATTACTGTACCCAAATAACAACTGGATAGAACAGCTGATTAAGGATTATACCAATAACCAGCGTTTCAATATGAATGTAAGCGGGGGAGGGAATACCGCACGCTATTATGTTGCCGGAACCTATAATGTTGACAATGGTATTTTAAGAACCGACAAGAAAAACAATTTAGATAACAACATTAAAATTAAGAACTATGCGGTGCGCTCTAATGTGAATTTAAAGCTTACACCAACTACAGAAGCCATCGTAAGGACTTCTGCTCAGTTTGATGATTATACTGGTCCGGTTGGCGGCCGCGATGAATGGGGCAATCTGATCAATGGTGGTGCGGCAGTATTTCAAACGGCGCTGTGGTCTAATCCTGTGATGTTCCCCGCAGTATATCCGGCAGAGTATTCGCCGTTTTCAAAACACCCCTTGTTTGGTAACGCTTTTATAGGCGATTCACAAAATATGTACATTAACCCATATGCGAGGATGGTTTCGGGCTATCAGCAATACAATACCTCAACGGTTAACGTCCAGCTGGAATTGAAACAGGACCTGAAGGCAATTACAGAAGGCTTGTCGACCAGATTAATGGCTTATACTCAACGCTATTCCTATTTTGATGTAGCCCGTAGTTTTAACCCGTTCTTTTACAATCTGACCGTTATTCCAGGCAGTACGGAGCGGATTCTTTCTCCTTTAAACCCCCTGGGAGGCACTGAGTTTCTAAGTTATAATCAAGGAAACAGAAACCAGAATACCACCACATATGGAGAGCTCGCAGTTAACTACAGCAGAACATTTAAAGAAAAACATGCGGTTACAGGGATGCTCATCGGGATCCTTAGAAATTATCTTACCGCTAACGGGGGCGATCTGCAGGCTTCGTTGCCTTCAAGGAATCTAGGTGTTTCAGGTAGATTAACCTATGCTTATGATAACCGTTATCTTTTCGAAGGTAACTTTGGCTATAATGGTTCTGAGCGTTTTGCCGCCAACCACCGTTTTGGTTTTTTCCCTTCAGCAGGTGTAGGATGGAATGTTTCTGAGGAGGACTTCTTTGAACCGCTTAAACCAGTGATCACAAGGCTTAAGCTTAGAGGTACTTATGGTTTGGTTGGAAATGACCAGATCGGAAGGTCTGAAGACCGGTTCTTTTACCTTTCCAATGTCGATCCGAATAGTACTGGCAGGGGGTATACCTGGGGTGATAAATGGGATTTTTACAGACCGGGTTATTATGTCAGCAGGTATGAGAATTACGACATCACCTGGGAAAAGGCCACGACAACAGATCTGGGCTTTGACCTGAACTTCAAAAATGGATTCTCAATGGTGTTTGATTACTACAAATCCGTTCGCAGTAATATCCTGATGGGCCGCTCTAATATTCCAAGTACAATGGGCTTTAATACCACTGTGCAAGCCAATGTTGGTAAAGCAAAAAACGAGGGCTTTGACCTGGCACTGGACTACAGTAAAACATTTGGTTCCAATTGGTGGATCCAGGCAAGGGGTAACTTCACTTATGCAAAAAATGAAGTCATGGTGAACGAAGAGCCTGATTATCCGGAGGGCTTAAAACACCTTTCAAGATTAGGTTATCCTTTTGAACAAAAATATGGTTTGATTGCAGAGCGTCTGTTTGTTGACGACATAGAGGCCAGAAACTCGCCGACACAGAATTTTGGCGGACTGATCCCTACCATGGGTGGAGATATCAAATACCGCGATATTAATGGCGATGGTCAGATCACTGATAAGGATAAAGTGCCGATTGGCTTATCAACAGATCCGGAGATCATCTATGGTTTTGGATTCTCTTTAGGATTTAAGGGCTTTGATGTGAGTACTTTCTTCCAGGGCTCCGCACGGTCTTCCTTCTTTATTGACCCGGGAAACATTACGCCTTTTGCATTGAATGGCTCTTTCCAGAATGGATTGCTTAAAGCAATTGCAGACGACCACTGGTCGGAAGATAACCGGAATTTACACGCCTTATGGCCAAGACTTACCGATGGTTTCAATAATAACAATAACCAGTTTTCTACCTGGTGGCAGCGTGACGGCAGCTTCCTCCGGTTAAAATCTGTGGAAATTGGTTACAATTTACCGAAAAAAGCACTGAGCCGTTTTAGGCTTGCCAGTTTAAGATTATACTTAAATGGTTCCAACCTCGCTGTGTTCAGCCCCTTTAAATTATGGGATCCGGAAATGGGATCGAAAGGTCTTGGATATCCTGTTCAGGCCGTATACAATATAGGTCTGAATGTTGGATTTTAA
- the pckA gene encoding phosphoenolpyruvate carboxykinase (ATP), whose product MKTTATFQELKMSEYGKHVHYQLSAEVLVRQSLEKGQGTLSSTGVLCVDTGKFTGRSPKDKFTVIDDITLNTVDWGEVNRPISEAHFDLLHAKMKSYLSAKEVWVRDAYACADPRYRLNIRVVNETPWANLFCHHLFGRPNEGDQLAETREWLILQAPGFLADPETDGTRQQNFTAVSFSKKIILIGGTAYTGEMKKGVFSVLNYLLPEGRDVLSMHCSANEGKDGDVALFFGLSGTGKTTLSADPNRSLIGDDEHGWSDDGVFNFEGGCYAKVVDLNADKEPEIFGAIRESALLENVVLEGKTGIVDFSDTGKTENTRVAYPIDYIENVKIPSSAGIPRNIFFLTCDAFGILPPIAKLHKGQAMYHFISGYTAKVAGTEMGISEPQSTFSACFGRVFLPLHPLKYAELLGRKLDANPEINVWLVNTGWIGGAYGKGNRISLKYTRSLIAAAMNGELSDVGFVPHPVFQFAVPQSCPNVPSEILNPRALWSNEEEYDVQANELARRFEQHFSNYKDQATEAIKNGAPLILG is encoded by the coding sequence ATGAAAACAACGGCAACATTTCAGGAACTGAAGATGAGTGAATATGGGAAGCATGTTCATTACCAGCTAAGCGCGGAAGTGCTTGTTCGGCAATCTCTTGAAAAAGGACAGGGGACTTTAAGCAGCACCGGTGTACTTTGTGTGGATACCGGCAAATTTACGGGCCGCTCTCCGAAAGATAAATTCACGGTAATCGACGACATTACCCTGAATACGGTCGACTGGGGCGAGGTGAACAGACCGATTTCTGAAGCACATTTTGATTTGTTGCATGCTAAAATGAAAAGCTATCTGTCTGCCAAAGAAGTATGGGTAAGAGATGCCTACGCCTGTGCAGATCCGCGGTACAGATTAAACATCCGTGTGGTCAATGAAACGCCCTGGGCAAATTTGTTTTGTCATCATCTTTTTGGGAGACCAAATGAAGGGGATCAGTTAGCGGAAACCAGGGAATGGCTGATTTTACAAGCGCCTGGTTTTTTAGCCGATCCTGAAACAGATGGCACGAGACAACAGAATTTTACGGCGGTCAGCTTTAGTAAAAAGATCATACTCATAGGTGGTACTGCCTATACTGGTGAAATGAAAAAGGGTGTTTTTAGTGTGTTGAACTATCTCTTGCCCGAAGGGCGAGACGTATTGAGTATGCATTGCTCTGCCAATGAAGGAAAAGATGGAGATGTGGCCCTGTTTTTTGGTCTTTCAGGAACAGGGAAGACGACACTTAGCGCAGACCCTAACCGTTCCCTGATCGGAGATGATGAACATGGATGGTCTGATGATGGGGTCTTTAATTTTGAAGGTGGCTGTTACGCAAAAGTTGTAGACCTGAATGCCGACAAAGAACCTGAGATTTTTGGAGCGATAAGAGAATCAGCCCTTCTGGAGAATGTGGTCCTTGAGGGTAAGACCGGCATCGTCGACTTTTCAGATACGGGTAAAACTGAGAATACCCGCGTCGCTTATCCAATCGATTATATTGAAAATGTTAAAATTCCTTCTTCGGCTGGAATACCCCGAAATATTTTCTTCCTTACCTGTGATGCGTTTGGAATTCTGCCTCCAATTGCTAAACTTCATAAGGGACAGGCGATGTATCATTTTATTTCCGGCTATACCGCCAAGGTTGCGGGAACAGAAATGGGAATTTCTGAACCTCAATCTACATTCTCTGCCTGTTTTGGGCGGGTTTTTCTGCCATTGCATCCGTTAAAGTACGCGGAGCTTTTGGGGAGGAAGCTGGATGCAAATCCGGAGATAAATGTATGGCTCGTAAACACCGGTTGGATTGGAGGAGCCTATGGGAAAGGAAACCGGATCAGCCTGAAATATACCCGTTCATTGATTGCAGCGGCAATGAATGGAGAACTTAGCGATGTCGGTTTTGTTCCGCATCCTGTTTTTCAGTTTGCAGTTCCACAAAGCTGTCCAAATGTTCCTTCCGAAATCCTTAACCCAAGGGCTTTATGGTCAAATGAGGAGGAATATGATGTCCAGGCAAATGAACTGGCCAGACGCTTTGAGCAACATTTTTCGAATTATAAAGATCAGGCAACTGAAGCGATAAAAAATGGAGCGCCATTGATTCTTGGTTAA
- a CDS encoding GntR family transcriptional regulator, with amino-acid sequence MKLDQLITEIKALEDVSTFSKHEQLVQGIINALDQKILVRGDALPSVNRMIKEIGFAGETIAKAYKELVSRGILESKNRKGYFVATEDTEQHLRVCLLLYAFDTFQETFYQSFRNKLGENIQLDLFFHHNNFAVFENTINNIKGKYGMYVIAPIDLPESIPLVAQFPMNKLLIVDRQLNLTEEHSYIVQEFKESSYNAFVELAERIKEFEEFVFFFKQKSAEPNDVMDSFQRFIKDYDVNGVIKSKYELGSIAPNKVYFTIHNLELWEILKDSKIKGLKPGKDLGILSHNDDNIKEIIFDGITTFSIDFAQMGEMAAEFVLFRKPIQHIMKNTLIRRNSL; translated from the coding sequence ATGAAACTAGATCAATTAATTACAGAAATTAAAGCGCTGGAAGATGTATCCACATTTTCGAAACATGAACAATTGGTTCAGGGAATTATTAATGCGCTGGATCAGAAAATATTGGTCAGGGGAGATGCTTTACCTTCAGTAAACCGGATGATCAAGGAAATTGGTTTTGCAGGGGAAACGATTGCAAAGGCCTATAAAGAACTGGTGAGCAGAGGTATCCTGGAATCCAAAAACAGAAAGGGATACTTTGTTGCGACAGAAGATACGGAGCAGCATTTAAGGGTCTGTTTGTTATTATATGCATTTGATACCTTCCAGGAGACATTTTACCAGAGTTTCAGAAATAAATTAGGCGAAAACATCCAATTGGATCTTTTCTTTCATCATAATAACTTTGCTGTATTTGAGAACACGATCAACAACATCAAAGGCAAGTATGGCATGTATGTGATCGCTCCGATTGACCTTCCTGAGTCCATCCCTCTGGTTGCGCAGTTTCCGATGAATAAGCTGCTGATCGTCGACAGACAATTAAACCTGACTGAAGAACATTCCTATATCGTACAGGAATTTAAGGAATCATCCTATAATGCCTTTGTGGAACTGGCAGAGCGTATTAAGGAATTCGAGGAGTTTGTTTTCTTTTTTAAGCAAAAATCTGCGGAGCCAAATGACGTTATGGACTCGTTTCAACGCTTTATCAAGGACTATGATGTCAATGGCGTTATAAAAAGCAAATATGAGTTGGGCAGCATAGCGCCAAATAAAGTATACTTTACCATCCATAATTTAGAATTATGGGAAATCCTTAAAGACTCTAAAATTAAAGGATTGAAACCCGGAAAAGATTTAGGCATATTATCTCATAATGACGATAATATTAAAGAAATAATCTTTGACGGAATTACCACATTCTCTATTGATTTTGCTCAAATGGGCGAAATGGCCGCAGAGTTTGTACTCTTCAGAAAACCGATACAACACATCATGAAGAACACGCTAATTAGACGAAATTCTTTATAA
- a CDS encoding cation:dicarboxylase symporter family transporter produces the protein MSILTNTNLNPNKLNRYLSLQILSAIVMGTLCGVYFPKLAIQMQWVGTSFVTVIEPFVPPIIFLSIVSLFGSLENLRLAGRITIKALVYFVIVSSMAIVFGICSALLIKPGRIDKSFFGAISPPKVEESNYHEWLNVVLQNSMLIILVLAIAIGLFINQYKYRNEVIRVIDQIKLTLLKLLRYIFLLAPIVTFCGIAYTVGRYGLDTLVPIGKMLAGTYIAMFLFVLIVLGSLLATFKVNVFTFLGNIKNELLYALGTSSSSSVIPLLMERLEGLGLKQPVVRLVTVTGNSLNLNGTCIYLGMSVVFLAQLNNISFSFSELCSIVMIVLLTSKGASGIPGTGFLALVTTVGSIHKIPVEGLAVLLSIDRFMSEARAITNTIGHSVAALVVSKSEK, from the coding sequence TTGAGCATCCTGACCAATACAAACCTGAACCCGAATAAGCTGAACCGTTATTTAAGCTTACAGATACTCAGTGCCATCGTGATGGGAACTTTGTGCGGTGTTTATTTTCCGAAACTTGCCATACAAATGCAATGGGTGGGAACCTCGTTCGTCACCGTTATCGAACCCTTTGTGCCGCCGATCATTTTCCTGAGTATTGTGAGCTTGTTTGGCAGCCTGGAAAACCTGAGACTTGCGGGAAGAATCACGATTAAAGCCCTTGTTTATTTCGTCATTGTGAGTTCCATGGCAATTGTTTTTGGCATCTGCAGTGCCTTGCTGATTAAGCCGGGGCGAATAGACAAAAGCTTTTTTGGCGCGATCTCTCCTCCAAAGGTAGAAGAAAGCAATTATCATGAATGGTTAAACGTGGTCCTGCAAAACAGTATGCTCATCATCCTTGTTTTGGCCATCGCGATAGGCTTGTTTATCAACCAGTACAAATACAGAAATGAGGTGATCAGGGTCATTGACCAAATAAAACTGACCTTGCTGAAGCTGTTAAGGTATATTTTTCTGCTGGCCCCAATCGTTACTTTTTGCGGGATCGCTTATACGGTTGGCCGTTATGGACTGGATACCCTGGTTCCTATAGGTAAGATGCTGGCAGGGACCTACATCGCGATGTTCCTTTTCGTACTCATCGTACTCGGAAGCCTCCTGGCCACTTTCAAGGTGAATGTTTTTACCTTCCTGGGGAACATCAAAAATGAACTTTTATATGCACTGGGTACGTCCTCGTCCAGTTCTGTTATTCCCTTATTGATGGAAAGGCTGGAGGGGCTTGGCCTGAAACAACCAGTAGTGAGGCTTGTTACCGTAACCGGCAACTCCCTGAACCTGAATGGAACCTGTATTTATCTGGGAATGTCGGTCGTGTTCCTGGCACAACTCAATAACATCAGCTTTTCATTCTCTGAACTATGCAGCATCGTGATGATTGTTTTGTTGACTTCAAAGGGGGCTTCCGGGATACCGGGCACAGGATTTCTCGCTTTGGTAACCACTGTTGGCAGTATTCATAAAATTCCGGTAGAGGGCCTGGCAGTACTGCTAAGTATCGACCGTTTTATGAGTGAAGCCAGGGCGATCACGAACACAATAGGGCATAGTGTGGCTGCATTGGTGGTATCTAAAAGTGAAAAATAG
- a CDS encoding cation:dicarboxylase symporter family transporter: MLIEKSPQPAFQQNKKPVWLRILANLTFWVLIAIIAGVVLGSYAPATAVKMEIIGKTFIDIIKLFIAPIIFLTIVLGISGMGDLKKVGRIGLKSLLYFEIVSTFSLAIGILMAVLLKPGNIDKSKLQIGDASKYTSGPAKDFDWVHFFMNNVTIQVLVVAIIVGIILNYSRHREKAVNGLGRLSKIVFLGLKYVMYLAPLGAFGGMAYTVGKFGLHTLVPLAKLMGTVYLTMGIFIFLVLGGIMKYYQMSIWKFIKYIKEELLLVLGTSSSESALPSIMQKLEKMGCSKSVVGLVIPTGYSFNLDGTSIYLSMSVIFLAQLYGVELSALEMLSIIGILMVTSKGAAGVTGSGFIVLASTLAALHKIPIEGLAFLLGVDKFMSEARALTNIIGNGVAAIVIAKSEKEFNPVTENGEEQDWSLGGTEIEKGKLANIN; the protein is encoded by the coding sequence ATGTTAATCGAAAAATCACCTCAACCTGCTTTTCAGCAGAACAAAAAGCCAGTATGGCTGCGGATCCTTGCCAACTTAACTTTCTGGGTACTCATCGCCATTATCGCCGGTGTAGTGCTGGGCAGTTATGCGCCTGCAACTGCTGTGAAAATGGAAATTATAGGAAAGACCTTTATCGACATCATCAAGCTCTTCATCGCGCCCATTATTTTTTTAACCATCGTTTTGGGAATCAGTGGGATGGGAGACCTGAAAAAGGTGGGCAGGATAGGCCTGAAATCACTTTTATATTTTGAAATCGTATCTACGTTCTCTCTGGCCATCGGAATTTTAATGGCTGTTTTGTTGAAGCCCGGAAATATCGATAAGTCTAAACTTCAAATCGGTGATGCCTCGAAATATACTTCCGGACCTGCAAAGGATTTTGATTGGGTACATTTCTTTATGAACAACGTGACCATTCAGGTACTGGTGGTGGCCATTATTGTAGGGATTATTCTCAATTACTCCAGACACCGTGAAAAAGCAGTCAACGGTTTAGGACGCCTGTCTAAAATCGTCTTTCTCGGGCTAAAGTACGTGATGTACCTGGCACCCCTTGGTGCTTTTGGTGGAATGGCTTACACGGTAGGTAAATTCGGTCTTCATACGCTCGTTCCATTGGCAAAACTCATGGGGACGGTATACCTGACCATGGGGATTTTCATCTTCCTCGTTCTCGGCGGAATTATGAAGTATTATCAAATGAGCATCTGGAAATTCATTAAATATATAAAAGAAGAATTGCTGCTGGTATTGGGCACATCGTCTTCAGAATCGGCCCTTCCATCGATTATGCAGAAGCTGGAAAAAATGGGCTGCAGCAAGTCTGTAGTTGGACTGGTTATTCCAACAGGCTATTCCTTTAACCTCGACGGAACGTCAATCTACCTTTCTATGTCGGTGATTTTTCTTGCTCAGCTGTATGGGGTTGAACTATCTGCGCTGGAGATGCTCAGCATTATTGGAATATTGATGGTCACTTCAAAGGGAGCTGCAGGGGTTACCGGTAGCGGGTTTATCGTCCTGGCCTCTACCTTGGCAGCCTTGCACAAAATACCGATCGAAGGACTGGCCTTTTTACTCGGCGTAGATAAGTTTATGAGTGAGGCACGTGCGCTTACCAATATCATCGGTAATGGCGTCGCAGCCATCGTGATCGCCAAAAGTGAGAAGGAGTTCAATCCGGTAACAGAAAACGGGGAGGAACAGGATTGGAGCCTTGGAGGAACAGAAATTGAAAAAGGAAAACTTGCGAACATTAACTAA